A genomic region of Pyrus communis chromosome 14, drPyrComm1.1, whole genome shotgun sequence contains the following coding sequences:
- the LOC137715863 gene encoding protein disulfide isomerase-like 5-1, which yields MKTHSASLVLISVLLFLLPILTTHTQAEVITLTADTFSDKVKERDTAWFVKFCVPWCKHCKNMGTLWEDLGKTVEGEDEIEVGEVDCSTSKPVCSKVDIHSYPTFKVFYDGEEVAKYQGPRDVDSLKNFVLEEAEKAATKAQLDNDKEL from the exons ATGAAAACCCACTCTGCTTCTCTAGTTTTAATCTCAgttcttctctttcttcttccaatCCTGACAACCCATACCCAAGCTGAGGTTATAACCCTAACCGCCGACACCTTCTCCGACAAG GTGAAGGAGAGAGACACGGCATGGTTTGTGAAATTCTGTGTACCGTGGTGTAAACATTG TAAGAACATGGGTACGTTGTGGGAGGACCTTGGGAAGACAGTGGAAGGCGAAGACGAAATAGAGGTTGGGGAAGTTGATTGCAGTACGAGTAAACCCGTATGTTCCAAAGTTGACATTCATTCGTATCCTACGTTTAAAGTATTCTATGATGGTGAAGAAGTCGCAAAATATCAAG GGCCGAGGGATGTTGACTCACTTAAAAACTTTGTCTTAGAAGAAGCCGAAAAGGCAGCAACAAAGGCACAGCTTGACAATGATAAAGAGTTGTAG
- the LOC137716256 gene encoding exonuclease V, chloroplastic, which translates to MTESPSESISNSPFNHNKGNDAIVPEIPIEIVSEEEMALLEAAIVSARASFSAIPAVRSSTLSFHGNVRSIQSITALSKRRLSGCSEPDIEDSGGLKSAQKKTRVADSFLHRFRKKGLYVTDITATEWCEKQMEFVLLVGKRKESKAMKAGIARHAKLEEEVVKRVKVRVMSTEDRWALKLLNFITGVNQLLFEGLTRELPLIGFAEGVWMVGVIDEIRMPVTETNRLPILVDTKTRVKDTLPAEPQRRNGRLQLMCYKYIWDDLVADKFPSEKFFTSFSLNPRGILSEEIRVMTANSGFPAETLDDIVRYYRNTCSMLPSAHDQLLLRYELQKDHSLLGEDEFAYDSDWVENKIQGCLEFWLGEREASYTPEDERWKCRFCQFSSVCSAKCPESADYNNTPS; encoded by the exons ATGACCGAGTCACCGTCCGAGTCAATCTCCAACTCACCTTTCAACCACAACAAGGGGAACGATGCAATCGTGCCAGAAATCCCAATCGAGATTGTGAGCGAGGAAGAGATGGCTCTACTCGAAGCTGCTATTGTTTCCGCTCGCGCTTCCTTCTCTGCCATCCCTGCAGTTCGGTCCTCAACGCTTTCGTTCCACGGCAACGTCAGGTCTATTCAGTCGATCACGGCTTTGTCGAAGAGGAGGCTATCGGGTTGTTCCGAACCCGATATTGAGGATTCGGGTGGGTTGAAGAGTGCCCAGAAGAAGACTCGGGTGGCTGACTCGTTTTTGCACCGGTTTAGGAAGAAGGGGTTGTATGTCACCGACATTACTGCCACG GAATGGTGTgaaaaacaaatggagtttgtTCTCCTTGTTGGCAAGCGAAAAGAGAGTAAGGCTATGAAAGCGGGTATTGCTCGCCATGCAAAACTTGAAGAAGAG GTTGTTAAAAGAGTTAAAGTTCGTGTCATGTCGACTGAAGATAGATGGGCTCTGAAGCTTCTGAATTTTATAACTGGTGTAAATCAATTACTGTTTGAAGGATTGACACGTGAGCTGCCACT AATAGGTTTTGCAGAAGGGGTATGGATGGTGGGTGTGATTGATGAGATTCGAATGCCTGTTACGGAAACCAACCGACTCCCAATATTAGTTGACACAAAGACTCGTGTGAAAGATACACTTCCTGCTGAACCACAACGAAGAAATGGAAG GCTTCAATTAATGTGCTACAAGTACATTTGGGATGATTTAGTTGCTGATAAATTCCCATCAGAGaaatttttcacttctttttcctTAAATCCTCGTGGCATCTTATCTGAAGAAATCAGAGTGATGACTGCTAACTCAGGGTTTCCAGCAGAG ACCCTTGATGACATAGTGAGATACTATAGAAACACATGTAGCATGCTGCCCTCTGCACATGACCAACTGCTCTTGAG ATATGAGTTACAGAAAGATCATTCGTTACTTGGTGAAGATGAGTTTGCATACGACTCTGATTGGGTCGAGAATAAAATACAGGGTTGTCTTGAGTTCTGGTTAGGAGAGCGAGAAGCCAGTTATACTCCTGAGGATGAGCGATGGAAATGCAGGTTCTGTCAATTTTCTTCTGTCTGCTCCGCAAAATGTCCGGAGTCTGCGGACTATAATAATACACCAAGTTAG
- the LOC137714747 gene encoding elongation factor 1-alpha — MGKEKVHINIVVIGHVDSGKSTTTGHLIYKLGGIDKRVIERFEKEAAEMNKRSFKYAWVLDKLKAERERGITIDIALWKFETTKYYCTVIDAPGHRDFIKNMITGTSQADCAVLIIDSTTGGFEAGISKDGQTREHALLAFTLGVKQMICCCNKMDATTPKYSKARYDEIVKEVSSYLKKVGYNPDKIAFVPISGFEGDNMIERSTNLDWYKGPTLLEALDLINEPKRPSDKPLRLPLQDVYKIGGIGTVPVGRVETGVVKPGMVVTFGPTGLTTEVKSVEMHHEALQEALPGDNVGFNVKNVAVKDLKRGYVASNSKDDPAKEAANFTSQVIIMNHPGQIGNGYAPVLDCHTSHIAVKFAEILTKIDRRSGKELEKEPKFLKNGDAGMVKMIPTKPMVVETFSEYPPLGRFAVRDMRQTVAVGVIKSVEKKDPTGAKVTKAAAKKK, encoded by the exons ATGGGTAAGGAAAAGGTTCACATCAACATTGTGGTCATTGGACATGTCGACTCTGGGAAGTCGACCACCACTGGTCACTTGATCTACAAGCTTGGAGGAATTGACAAGCGTGTCATCGAGAGGTTCGAGAAGGAAGCTGCTGAGATGAACAAGAGGTCATTCAAGTATGCCTGGGTGCTGGACAAGCTCAAGGCTGAGCGTGAGCGTGGTATTACCATTGATATTGCCTTGTGGAAGTTTGAGACCACCAAGTACTACTGCACCGTTATTGATGCTCCTGGACATCGTGATTTCATTAAGAACATGATTACTGGTACCTCCCAGGCAGATTGTGCTGTCCTCATTATTGACTCCACCACTGGTGGCTTTGAAGCCGGTATTTCCAAGGATGGTCAGACTCGTGAGCATGCTTTGCTTGCTTTCACTCTTGGTGTCAAGCAGATGATTTGCTGCTGCAACAAG aTGGATGCCACCACTCCCAAGTACTCAAAAGCAAGGTATGATGAAATTGTTAAGGAAGTTTCATCCTACCTCAAGAAGGTTGGGTACAACCCCGACAAAATTGCCTTTGTCCCCATTTCCGGATTTGAGGGTGACAACATGATTGAGAGGTCCACCAATCTTGACTGGTACAAGGGACCAACCCTTCTTGAGGCCCTTGACCTGATCAATGAGCCTAAGAGGCCCTCAGACAAGCCCCTCCGTCTCCCACTTCAGGACGTGTACAAGATTGGTGGCATTGGAACTGTGCCTGTGGGACGAGTTGAAACTGGTGTTGTTAAGCCTGGTATGGTTGTGACCTTTGGTCCCACTGGTCTGACCACTGAAGTTAAGTCTGTTGAGATGCACCATGAAGCTCTCCAGGAGGCTCTCCCAGGTGACAATGTTGGGTTCAATGTGAAGAACGTTGCTGTCAAGGATCTCAAGCGTGGTTATGTTGCTTCCAACTCCAAGGATGATCCTGCAAAGGAGGCTGCCAACTTTACCTCCCAAGTCATCATCATGAACCACCCTGGCCAAATTGGAAATGGTTATGCTCCAGTTCTCGATTGCCACACCTCCCACATTGCCGTCAAGTTTGCTGAGATCTTGACCAAGATTGACAGGCGATCTGGTAAGGAGCTTGAGAAGGAACCGAAGTTCTTGAAGAATGGAGACGCTGGTATGGTTAAGATGATTCCCACCAAGCCCATGGTCGTCGAGACCTTCTCTGAGTACCCACCACTTGGTCGCTTTGCTGTGAGAGACATGCGTCAGACAGTTGCCGTTGGTGTGATCAAGAGTGTGGAGAAGAAGGATCCAACCGGTGCCAAGGTGACCAAGGCTGCAGCCAAGAAGAAATGA
- the LOC137714723 gene encoding vicilin-like seed storage protein At2g28490, translated as MGNKMMRLVVLLLVMCYGVSMTVGYTGDQDEGWRTGTTEEKEDWREEQESGGRRRWPEEKEEEQYPEWGGVQSREYRFLLPEAKHVVKTAAGEMRVVMSALGRAVYKPMHIGFITMEPKSLFIPQYLDSNLILFVRRGEVKVGLIYKDELGERRLKAGDVYIIPAGSPFYLVNTGEGQRVHIICSIDISESLGMGLQSFFIGGVSNPQSVIAGFDHEVLANAFNVTSSELSEMFTSQQQGPIVFVPESHSPSVWSKFLRLKQQDRLQEMKSMFDIQQEDHHQGKSETWSWRKLLNLVFGVDSNENKRQDDYDKKRRGDYDKGKGRGKSPDSYNLYDKKPDFRNNYGWSMQLDHSDYSPLEHSGIGVYLVNLTAGSMMAPHVNPRATEYGIVLRGSGTLQIVFPNGTQAINAKIQEGDVFWVPRYFAFCQIASRTGPLEFFGFTTSARKNRPQFLVGAASVLQELKGPELAAAFSVSEDRLRKFIDAQREAVILPTAQAAPPYKEERKPPKEEEEERKQQQPEEGERREGERRGDTGRGEGRRKDDRGDKGRFQRVPEVIKSIGNDMVMGFD; from the exons atgggaaacaaaatgatgaGGCTTGTGGTTTTGTTGCTGGTGATGTGCTACGGAGTTTCAATGACAGTGGGGTACACTGGTGACCAGGATGAGGGTTGGAGGACAGGGACGACGGAGGAGAAAGAAGATTGGAGGGAGGAGCAGGAAAGCGGTGGGAGGAGGAGGTGGccggaggagaaggaggaggagcaaTATCCGGAATGGGGAGGGGTACAATCGAGAGAATATAGGTTTTTGCTGCCAGAAGCAAAGCATGTAGTGAAAACTGCAGCAGGAGAGATGAGAGTGGTGATGAGTGCGCTTGGTAGGGCTGTATATAAGCCCATGCATATTGGGTTTATTACCATGGAGCCTAAGTCCCTCTTTATTCCTCAGTATCTCGACTCCAATCTCATCCTCTTCGTCCGCAGAG GAGAAGTAAAGGTGGGGTTGATCTACAAAGATGAATTGGGAGAGAGGAGATTGAAGGCAGGGGATGTGTATATAATTCCAGCTGGGTCTCCATTTTACTTGGTGAATACTGGGGAGGGCCAGAGGGTTCACATCATTTGCAGCATCGACATTTCTGAGAGTTTAGGAATGGGTTTGCAG TCTTTCTTCATTGGCGGAGTAAGCAACCCACAGTCCGTTATTGCTGGATTTGACCATGAAGTACTTGCAAATGCCTTCAAT GTCACGTCATCAGAACTAAGCGAAATGTTCACAAGTCAACAACAAGGTCCGATTGTCTTTGTGCCCGAATCTCATTCGCCAAGCGTCTGGTCGAAATTCCTCCGGCTGAAACAGCAAGACAGACTTCAAGAAATGAAGAGTATGTTTGACATCCAGCAAGAAGATCATCACCAAGGCAAATCAGAAACATGGTCATGGAGGAAGCTCTTGAACTTGGTGTTTGGCGTTGATTCGAACGAAAACAAGAGGCAAGATGACTACGACAAGAAGAGGCGAGGTGACTATGACAAGGGCAAGGGAAGAGGAAAATCACCGGACTCTTACAATCTCTACGACAAAAAGCCCGACTTCAGAAACAATTACGGATGGAGCATGCAGCTCGATCATTCTGATTACTCACCGTTGGAACACTCTGGAATTGGCGTTTACCTTGTCAACCTCACCGCCGGTTCAATGATGGCACCACATGTGAATCCCAGAGCGACAGAATACGGCATAGTGTTGAGAGGCTCCGGAACGCTACAGATTGTGTTCCCAAATGGGACACAAGCCATAAATGCCAAGATACAAGAAGGTGATGTGTTTTGGGTGCCGAGGTACTTCGCATTCTGTCAAATCGCGTCAAGAACCGGGCCACTTGAGTTCTTCGGATTCACAACTTCCGCGCGGAAGAACAGGCCTCAGTTTTTGGTCGGTGCAGCATCCGTTCTTCAGGAGCTCAAAGGACCAGAGCTTGCAGCTGCTTTCAGCGTGAGCGAGGACCGGTTGAGAAAGTTTATTGATGCTCAGCGTGAGGCAGTGATCTTGCCTACGGCACAAGCAGCACCGCCGTACAAGGAAGAGAGGAAGCCAccgaaggaggaggaggaagagaggaagcagcagcagccggaggagggagagagaagagagggcGAGAGAAGAGGGGATACGGGAAGGGGCGAGGGAAGAAGGAAGGATGACAGAGGGGACAAGGGTAGGTTTCAGAGGGTGCCGGAGGTGATCAAGAGTATTGGGAATGACATGGTTATGGGATTTGATTGA